The following proteins are co-located in the Pyricularia oryzae 70-15 chromosome 1, whole genome shotgun sequence genome:
- a CDS encoding protoplast regeneration and killer toxin resistance, translating into MAAATTRSPPLTDSPPSVTVPRKPLPLRDLPQIPNQSLDWDPTGCVKPLPTTPVPPLGSPRLRHPPRSPVRVSVKPDNWAQHSEGSIVNHHDTELPPLPKLSDRDIPKTPDAPTPPTWSPVTSQARQKEKQQDLKHHQYHHRARDSGRMAEESVRAVPAPTAEHKPVLVKHNSRPGTASHAEIVSPVDSKATLDSSLPSAESRPANPDAQVSSATTNSTPQRAHDESRNSRETGSSTLSTQTPQQNSTGSSVVTSASSATGATEAVDAKDDSPIASEESSLVEEPHRPDSVPQLQYHHSQFIPTHPGLPKHDHRMSSTPDLLEGASSINRHLTPNQLFRRSSMPRPQSSYSVYSDASPRGRSPGLHPGASPMRAPSAHSRGSPDVRPTSYIDMLNVPYPQPAPAPITLDNSQLRNAVGTNASLLSTQKTLEMYRQNVKKTNDLSIQYSFAVFLISTAQEQGFDPAADEPPKRKGSPKADRDSPRIESAPGSSPHELVREARSILQKLASNGYPFAQYYLADGYASGLFSKGKEDYNAAFPLFVLAAKHGHAESAYRAGLCYEFGWGCRKDPAKAVQFLRTAASKRHPGAMTRLGKACLSGDLGEKRYREGIKWLKLATESADAQYNGAPYHMGCLYETGYGDDIFKDESYAAELFTQAADLGHPEANFRMGEAYEHGLLNCPRDPALSVHFYTGAAERGHAGAMMGLCAWYMVGAEPILEKDEEEAYEWARRAAELGNVKAQYAVGYFTEMGIGCRRDILEANVWYVKAADSGDERAKQRLAAIRAAVSGGTPMETAPPRNGKIKKNAGDKDESCVVM; encoded by the exons ATGGCGGCTGCAACTACTAGATCACCGCCGCTGACGGACTCGCCCCCGAGTGTAACGGTGCCTAGGAAACCGCTCCCTCTACGAGACCTCCCACAGATTCCAAATCAGAGTTTGGATTGGGATCCAACTGGTTGTGTCAAACCGTTGCCCACAACCCCAGTCCCACCTCTCGGATCTCCACGATTGCGACATCCACCTCGTTCTCCTGTTCGCGTCAGTGTCAAACCCGACAACTGGGCCCAGCACTCGGAAGGAAGCATCGTGAACCACCACGACACTGAACTGCCGCCCTTGCCCAAGCTGTCTGATAGAGACATCCCAAAAACGCCGGATGCTCCTACGCCCCCAACGTGGAGTCCTGTCACCAGTCAAGCACGGCAGAAAGAGAAACAGCAAGACCTCAAGCACCACCAGTACCACCACCGCGCAAGAGATTCAGGAAGGATGGCCGAGGAATCCGTGCGCGCGGTCCCAGCCCCGACCGCCGAGCACAAGCCGGTGCTGGTGAAGCATAATTCGAGGCCCGGGACTGCGTCCCATGCAGAGATTGTCAGCCCAGTCGATTCAAAAGCCACCTTGGACTCCTCCCTACCCTCCGCCGAGTCGAGACCAGCAAACCCCGACGCCCAAGTTTCCTCAGCGACCACCAACTCTACACCACAACGAGCTCACGACGAGAGCCGCAACAGCCGTGAGACCGGCTCGTCCACGCTTAGCACGCAAACCCCGCAGCAGAATTCTACCGGGTCGTCGGTCGTGACGAGTGCGAGCTCTGCGACGGGAGCAACCGAGGCCGTGGACGCCAAGGACGACTCGCCAATCGCCTCTGAGGAAAGCTCGCTTGTCGAGGAACCGCACCGGCCGGATTCGGTGCCGCAACTCCAATATCACCACTCGCAGTTCATTCCTACCCACCCAGGTCTCCCGAAGCACGATCACAGGATGTCGTCCACGCCCGACTTGCTCGAGGGCGCAAGCTCCATAAACCGCCACCTGACCCCCAACCAGTTGTTCCGGCGAAGTTCGATGCCCCGTCCACAGTCCTCCTATTCAGTGTACTCGGACGCAAGTCCAAGAGGGCGTTCGCCGGGTCTCCACCCGGGGGCATCGCCCATGCGCGCTCCATCGGCACACTCTCGCGGGTCGCCCGACGTACGACCAACCTCATATATCGATATGCTCAACGTGCCATATCCGCAACCGGCTCCGGCACCCATCACCCTGGATAACTCGCAGCTGCGGAACGCTGTTGGCACCAATGCATCACTTTTAAGTACGCAAAAAACGCTCGAGATGTATAGGCAGAATGTCAAGAAGACAAACGACCTGTCGATCCAGTACTCATTCGCAGTATTCCTTATTTCTACGGCGCAAGAGCAAGGTTTCGACCCGGCCGCGGATGAACCACCTAAGAGAAAGGGGAGCCCAAAAGCTGATCGTGACAGCCCCCGCATCGAGTCGGCGCCGGGCTCCTCGCCGCACGAGCTTGTCAGGGAAGCAAGGAGCATCCTCCAGAAACTTGCAAGCAATGGATATCCATTTGCGCAGTATTACCTTGCGGACGGCTACGCATCTGGACTATTCAGCAAAGGGAAGGAGGATTACAATGCAGCATTTCCCCTCTtcgtcctcgccgccaagcaCGGCCACGCCGAGTCGGCATACCGCGCAGGCCTATGCTATGAGTTTGGCTGGGGTTGCCGAAAGGACCCGGCCAAGGCAGTCCAGTTCCTCCGTACTGCCGCCTCAAAGAGGCATCCGGGCGCCATGACGCGGCTCGGAAAGGCGTGCCTTTCTGGTGATCTGGGCGAGAAGCGGTACAGGGAAGGCATCAAGTGGTTGAAGCTCGCAACCGAGTCAGCCGACGCGCAGTACAACGGGGCTCCATACCACATGGGCTGCCTGTACGAGACTGGGTATGGCGATGACATCTTCAAGGACGAGAGCTACGCCGCCGAGTTGTTTACGCAGGCGGCAGATCTGGGGCACCCCGAGGCGAACTTCCGCATGGGTGAAGCGTACGAGCACGGCCTGCTCAACTGTCCTCGTGATCCGGCGCTCAGTGTGCACTTTTACACCGGTGCAGCCGAACGGGGACATGCAGGCGCCATGATGGGACTTTGCGCCTGGTATATGGTCGGCGCCGAGCCTATCTTGGAAaaggatgaggaggaggcgTACGAGTGGGCGCGTCGTGCTGCGGAGCTTG GCAATGTCAAAGCCCAGTATGCCGTTGGTTATTTTACAGAAATGGGTATTGGATGCAGACGTGATATTCTTGAGGCCAACGTCTGGTATGTCAAGGCAGCCGACTCTGGAGATGAGCGTGCCAAGCAAAGATTGGCAGCCATCCGTGCTGCTGTCAGTGGAGGAACCCCCATGGAAACCGCTCCACCACGGAATGGTAAAATTAAGAAGAATGCCGGCGACAAAGACGAAAGCTGCGTGGTCATgtaa
- a CDS encoding 50S ribosomal protein L17 has translation MAGGAMRYRTLGRSSAHRQALLRNLVTSLIKQEQIHTTWHKAKEAQRLAEHVITLAKKNTESSKRDAMAILYSPHEHIDKLMNDLRERYQNREGGYTRVLRTEPKNKYDQGESAILELVDGPKDMLYAITAAAVARDRALGRPHTSLLLHNLAKVTRFRGDNAKADFEAMVERMAALELSKARKAEPLTKMSLSDSSEPRPSAYSVVPRVEKTWR, from the exons ATGGCCGGCGGTGCGATGAGATACCGGACGCTGGGCCGGAGTTCAGCACACCGTCAAGCCCTCCTTCGCAACCTTGTCACATCTCTCATCAAGCAGGAGCAAATACACACGACATGGCACAAGGCAAAGGAGGCACAGCGTCTGGCCGAGCATGTGATAACGCTGGCAAAGAAGAACACTGAATCGAGCAAGAGGGACGCAATGGCCATTCTCTAC TCACCACACGAACATATCGACAAGCTCATGAACGACCTCCGCGAGCGCTACCAGAACCGCGAGGGGGGCTACACTCGTGTCCTGCGAACAGAGCCCAAGAACAAGTACGACCAGGGTGAATCTGCCATCCTCGAGCTCGTCGATGGGCCCAAAGACATGCTGTATGCCATAACGGCTGCCGCCGTGGCCAGGGACCGCGCTCTCGGTCGTCCTCACACGTCACTGCTGCTGCATAACCTGGCCAAAGTCACTCGCTTCCGCGGCGACAACGCCAAGGCAGATTTCGAGGCCATGGTCGAGCGTATGGCAGCGTTAGAACTCAGCAAGGCCAGGAAGGCTGAGCCGCTGACCAAGATGAGCCTCTCAGACTCATCTGAACCCCGGCCGAGCGCCTATAGTGTTGTCCCGAGGGTAGAGAAGACTTGGAGGTAA
- a CDS encoding digestive organ expansion factor yields MGPRGRGGSRGGSFRGGGSRGRGRGRGRGGVNRFGKRPRFDSARVEDKEKESEEESLSEAEEDSEVPESESSDESVAEEAPTRPYMALLRSLSKGSGIKRRKLDHEPNNSEESGEDDSSESSADEDAPDDVCGDVDLVDEPEEDHDEIMEQERSDDEDEKDLTDSFNSHFASPDEVEVAERIKSITNHEWVSKRLPSKSARTVLTLPKQKDASDNASGPVPVTNPATLILKPKLKESITSQRPQLDASEQALAAPLFQYYDTLYCQRTVANGHNLRRLVCLHALNHIFKTRDRVIKNSAKLAKESADPDLEFRDQGFTRPKVLMLLPTRNSCAKMIEMMCSLTETDQQENRKRFDDSYVTREKQKFSNDKPTDFRDLFEGNADDMFRLGVKFTRKTIKFFSQFYNSDILLASPLGLRMAMGSTEEKNLDHDFLSSIEIVIMDQADAILMQNWEHVEHIFEHLNRQPKEAHGADFSRIRSWYLDGQSKNYRQTVILSSFNNPDLSEVMRVHCHNWQGKIRIQPDYQGVIQQLGVKVKQTFSRFDAQTIIADPDARFEYFIKAVVPSLTKRVKDSCGTLVFIPSYMDFVRVRNWFATSPAAQSLSFGVISEHTEVSETSRARSHFVTGRQKVLLYTERCHHFWRHQLRGVRRVIFYGLPDNPVFYKEIAGGCLGRSEQDMTLEPGEGSVRAMFSKYDVMKLERVVGTPRVGKMLHEKGDTFDFV; encoded by the exons ATGGGTCCACGCGGTCGTGGTGGCAGCCGGGGCGGTTCGTTCAGAGGTGGTGGTTCTCGCGGTAGGGGACGTGGTAGGGGTCGAGGAGGCGTTAATCGCTTCGGGAAACGGCCAAGATTCGACAGTGCCCGAGTTGAGGATAAAGAGAA GGAATCTGAAGAGGAGTCTCTCTCAGAGGCAGAAGAAGATTCTGAAGTCCCAGAATCGGAGAGCTCTGATGAGAGTGTCGCAGAGGAGGCCCCAACTCGGCCATATATGGCACTTTTGCGCAGTCTGTCCAAGGGATCTGGCATCAAACGACGAAAGCTAGATCATGAGCCAAACAACAGTGAAGAATCGGGTGAAGACGACTCAAGCGAAAGCTCTGCCGATGAGGATGCGCCGGACGATGTGTGTGGAGATGTTGATCTCGTCGATGAGCCTGAGGAGGACCATGATGAAATCATGGAACAGGAGAGAtctgacgacgaggatgagaaAGATCTCACAGACTCCTTCAACTCTCACTTTGCAAGTCCAGACGAAGTCGAGGTTGCTGAGAGGATAAAATCTATCACGAATCACGAATGGGTTTCCAAGAGGCTTCCTTCGAAATCGGCGAGGACAGTATTGACGTTGCCAAAACAAAAGGATGCATCAGATAATGCGTCGGGCCCTGTGCCTGTCACAAATCCGGCAACACTAATTCTCAAGCCAAAACTCAAAGAATCCATCACGTCTCAACGGCCACAGCTCGATGCATCTGAGCAGGCTTTGGCTGCGCCACTCTTCCAGTATTACGACACACTCTACTGTCAACGGACCGTGGCTAACGGGCACAACCTCAGACGGCTAGTCTGTCTTCATGCCTTGAACCATATTTTCAA AACTCGAGACCGTGTCATCAAAAACAGCGCAAAGCTCGCCAAAGAGAGTGCAGACCCAGATCTCGAATTCCGGGATCAAGGGTTCACGCGACCCAAGGTTCTCATGCTGCTTCCGACACGGAATTCGTGCGCAAAGATGATAGAGATGATGTGTTCTCTCACGGAAACAGACCAACAGGAGAACAGAAAACGCTTCGACGACTCCTACGTAACAAGGGAGAAGCAAAAATTCTCCAACGACAAACCCACAGACTTCAGGGACCTTTTTGAGGGCAACGCCGACGATATGTTCCGTCTTGGGGTCAAGTTCACCCGAAAGACGATCAAATTCTTCTCACAATTTTACAACTCGGACATCCTTTTGGCTAGCCCCCTCGGCCTTAGGATGGCCATGGGTTCAACAGAAGAGAAAAATCTGGACCATGACTTCCTTAGCTCCATCGAGATTGTCATCATGGACCAGGCTGATGCTATCCTAATGCAGAACTGGGAGCACGTCGAACACATCTTCGAGCACCTGAACCGGCAGCCCAAAGAAGCCCATGGTGCAGACTTCAGCCGCATTCGCAGTTGGTATTTGGATGGCCAGTCCAAGAACTATAGGCAGACGGTGATACTGTCAAGCTTTAATAATCCAGACCTCTCCGAGGTGATGCGGGTTCATTGTCACAACTGGCAGGGAAAGATTAGGATACAACCAGACTACCAGGGCGTCATCCAGCAGCTGGGTGTCAAGGTGAAGCAAACCTTCTCGCGCTTTGACGCCCAGACCATCATCGCGGACCCAGACGCGCGTTTCGAGTACTTTATCAAGGCAGTTGTCCCATCCCTGACTAAGCGGGTGAAGGACAGCTGCGGCACTTTGGTGTTCATCCCCTCTTACATGGACTTCGTACGTGTGCGTAACTGGTTTGCAACATCGCCAGCCGCACAAAGTCTTTCCTTTGGTGTCATCTCGGAGCACACGGAAGTGTCAGAGACGTCAAGGGCAAGATCGCACTTTGTGACCGGCAGGCAGAAGGTTCTACTGTACACGGAACGTTGCCACCACTTCTGGCGCCACCAGCTACGGGGAGTCCGGAGGGTGATCTTCTACGGGCTGCCTGACAACCCTGTATTCTACAAGGAGATCGCTGGCGGGTGTCTCGGCAGGAGTGAACAGGATATGACCCTGGAGCCCGGGGAGGGAAGTGTCAGAGCCATGTTCTCTAAATACGACGTTATGAAGCTGGAACGGGTCGTTGGAACACCAAGAGTGGGCAAAATGCTACATGAGAAGGGGGATACGTTTGATTTTGTCTAG
- a CDS encoding eukaryotic translation initiation factor 3 subunit F — MAVDHDDFLHLSKPLAPSAVGFNANVAPLTVTIQPQAILSILDHAVRRDIRDTQATRVIGALVGVRSEDGTDVEVRSTFAIPHTENEDQVEVDVEYQKNMLALTLKASPRESLLGWYTTSHELNSFSALIQNFFASPETGTFPHPAVHLTMSTDPGADIEPRCYISAPAAVSPDRAAESCFFIQVPHRTPPTNESDRAALEAIAAGKDDEARTAPVLSDVEALARSLEQTIDMLDRTSEYVGAVLDEEREPSHALGQYLMNNLSLAPKVDSVSIEHDFNNHIQDVLMVSYLTNTIRTQVDLAQRLALANLTDKDEKKEGEDGKAERGGGGRGGRGGKRGGGRGGGQQREPREPREPRESREPREPRESGE, encoded by the coding sequence ATGGCGGTCGATCATGATGACTTCCTCCACCTCTCCAAGCCGCTCGCGCCGTCGGCCGTTGGCTTCAACGCCAATGTTGCCCCCCTCACAGTCACCATCCAGCCGCAGGCCATCCTGTCAATACTAGACCACGCCGTGCGCCGCGACATCCGCGACACCCAGGCCACGCGCGTCATCGGTGCCCTTGTCGGCGTCCGCTCCGAGGATGGCACCGATGTCGAGGTCCGCAGCACCTTCGCCATTCCCCACACGGAGAATGAGGACCAGGTCGAGGTTGATGTCGAGTACCAGAAGAACATGCTGGCCCTGACTCTCAAGGCCTCACCCCGCGAGTCTCTGCTCGGGTGGTACACCACCAGCCATGAGCTCAACTCCTTCTCGGCACTCATCCAGAACTTCTTTGCCAGTCCCGAGACGGGCACCTTCCCCCACCCGGCGGTTCACCTGACCATGAGCACCGACCCGGGCGCCGACATTGAGCCGAGGTGCTACATCAGCGCCCCGGCTGCCGTGAGCCCGGACCGCGCCGCCGAGTCGTGCTTCTTCATCCAGGTTCCGCACCGCACACCCCCGACCAACGAGTCAGACCGCGCCGCCCTCGAGGCCATCGCCGCCGGCAAGGACGATGAGGCCCGCACCGCCCCCGTCCTGTCTGACGTCGAGGCCCTCGCTCGCTCGCTCGAGCAGACCATCGACATGCTGGACCGCACGTCCGAGTACGTCGGTGCCGTCCTGGACGAGGAGCGTGAGCCTTCGCACGCACTTGGACAGTACCTCATGAACAACCTCTCGCTTGCTCCCAAGGTTGACAGCGTCAGCATCGAGCACGACTTCAACAACCACATTCAGGACGTCCTAATGGTCTCGTACCTAACCAACACCATCCGTACCCAGGTCGACCTGGCGCAGCGCCTGGCCCTGGCCAACCTTACCGACAaggacgaaaaaaaggaaggcgaagacGGAAAGGCTGAGCGTGGAGGTGgtggccgcggcggccgtgGCGGGAAGCGTGGTGGCGGTCGCGGTGGTGGTCAGCAAAGGGAACCGAGGGAGCCCAGGGAGCCAAGAGAGTCTAGGGAGCCTAGGGAGCCTAGGGAGAGTGGCGAGTAG
- a CDS encoding delta-aminolevulinic acid dehydratase has translation MSFSSLVQDLSLRDANGARRRGLPRGDSSAPTIDDGASRTSHISRAMSYASTAATSVSISGDISSQLHGGYSHPLARSWQAERQLTKSMLIYPLFISDSDDEEVLIPSLPDQYRRGINKVIPFLETLVHKGLRSVILFGVPMRPGTKDALGTSADDPQGPVMRSIRAIRQRFPQLFVVCDVCLCEYTSHGHCGILRDDGSLNNQLSVDRISDVAVAYARAGAHCVAPSDMNDGRIRAIKLKLIEEGIAHNTLLMSYAAKFSGCLYGPFRDAAGSAPSFGDRKCYQLPHGGRGLARRAIIRDINEGADVIMVKPASQYLDIISDAKDLGKDLPIAAYQVSGEYAMIHAAAKAGVFDLKTMAFESTEGILRAGATIVVSYFTPEFLDWLDS, from the exons ATGTCGTTCTCCAGCCTCGTCCAAGACCTGTCCCTCCGCGACGCCAACGGTGCTCGCCGCCGGGGCTTGCCGCGCGGGGACTCGTCCGCCCCCACCATTGACGATGGTGCTTCGCGGACCTCGCACATCTCGCGTGCTATGTCCTATGCCAGCACGGCGGCCACCAGCGTCAGCATCTCGGGAGACATCTCTAGCCAACTGCACGGCGGTTACAGTCATCCACTCGCCAGATCATGGCAGGCCGAGAGGCAACTCACCAAG TCCATGCTCATCTACCCATTGTTCATCTCCGATAGCGACGACGAAGAAGTCCTCATCCCCTCTCTCCCGGACCAATACCGCCGCGGCATCAACAAGGTAATCCCATTCCTTGAGACTCTCGTCCACAAGGGTCTCCGTTCCGTCATCCTCTTCGGCGTGCCCATGCGTCCGGGAACCAAAGACGCTCTTGGCACATCAGCCGACGACCCTCAGGGCCCTGTCATGCGAAGCATCCGCGCCATCCGTCAGCGCTTTCCCCAGCTCTTCGTCGTTTGCGATGTTTGCCTGTGCGAGTACACGTCTCATGGACACTGTGGCATTCTGCGAGACGACGGTAGCCTCAATAACCAGCTGTCGGTTGACCGCATATCTGACGTCGCCGTCGCCTACGCCCGTGCCGGTGCCCACTGCGTCGCGCCTTCTGACATGAACGATGGCCGTATCCGCGCCATCAAGCTCAAGCTGATCGAGGAAGGGATCGCTCACAACACACTTCTCATGTCTTATGCCGCCAAGTTCTCGGGCTGTCTGTACGGGCCCTTCCGCGACGCTGCCGGCTCCGCCCCTAGCTTCGGCGACCGCAAGTGTTACCAGCTGCCCCACGGCGGTCGCGGCCTTGCCCGTAGAGCCATCATTAGAGACATCAACGAGGGTGCCGACGTCATCATGGTCAAGCCCGCCAGCCAGTACCTCGACATTATCAGCGACGCCAAGGATCTTGGTAAAGACCTTCCCATAGCCGCCTACCAGGTGAGCGGCGAGTACGCCATGATCCACGCCGCCGCAAAGGCTGGCGTGTTCGACCTGAAAACTATGGCTTTCGAATCAACGGAGGGCATCCTGAGGGCTGGCGCGACTATCGTTGTCAGCTACTTTACCCCCGAGTTCCTTGACTGGCTCGACAGTTGA
- a CDS encoding dynamin family protein, producing MTVTLESRDCRSLQDVVSKSRTQGISRFIDLPQILVWGDQSSGKSSVLEAISGMSFSAKGYLCIRFAAEVVLRKCNTVGTKIGIIPSSNRSDDEKKQLADFTCSTQDFDIGRAEQRRFLLQASNNYCALTRAAVNGVYGDQFFAITESDDQTPKRLRPAVLNSLPKFAEGMRLRGHSPIIREEADSDEGIDDEGNAHDPKQILRDEYLEQVKVLMQRSRGRELSGTSNPLIISELFAKQCKPWNGLIDALVKNIVDDADMTVQAAVTHVTDPPTAGALLRTVVAPEIATLGRAPSRVALKRIVVDVSVLAIESCLLSKPKGLLCPEVICDLDDDMVRHIAGESDEVTMERVRAAENLWVLETGAAELKALQRKPAISN from the exons GAGTCGCGTGACTGCCGGAGTCTTCAAGACGTCGTCTCGAAATCCCGGACTCAAGGCATCAGTCGTTTTATCGACCTCCCACAGATCCTCGTCTGGGGTGATCAGTCGTCAGGCAAAAGCTCTGTTCTCGAGGCCATCTCGGGCATGTCGTTTTCCGCCAAGGGCTATCTTTGCATTCGCTTCGCCGCCGAAGTCGTTCTGCGCAAGTGCAACACCGTCGGAACCAAGATCGGCATCATCCCAAGCTCAAACCGCTCCGATGACGAAAAGAAGCAGCTTGCCGACTTCACCTGCAGCACCCAAGATTTCGACATTGGCCGGG CTGAGCAGCGCCGCTTTCTCCTTCAGGCGAGTAACAACTACTGTGCTTTGACCAGAGCCGCCGTGAATGGCGTGTACGGTGATCAGTTCTTTGCCATCACCGAAAGCGACGATCAAACACCGAAGCGGCTTCGACCTGCGGTCCTGAACAGCCTACCCAAGTTCGCTGAAGGCATGCGTCTCAGGGGCCACTCTCCCATCATCAGGGAAGAAGCCGACTCGGATGAAGGGATCGATGATGAAGGGAACGCACATGACCCGAAGCAAATACTCCGTGATGAATACCTAGAACAAGTCAAGGTCTTGATGCAGAGGAGCCGAGGCCGAGAGCTCTCAGGTACATCCAACCCCCTCATCATCTCAGAGCTGTTCGCCAAGCAGTGCAAGCCTTGGAATGGTCTCATCGATGCCTTGGTCAAGAACATCGTAGACGACGCCGACATGACAGTTCAAGCCGCAGTCACTCATGTAACAGATCCGCCGACCGCCGGCGCCCTGTTGAGGACCGTTGTGGCCCCGGAAATCGCCACACTGGGTAGGGCACCAAGCCGA GTTGCCCTGAAGAGAATCGTGGTCGACGTCAGCgtcctggcaatcgagagcTGTCTACTCAGCAAACCTAAGGGACTGCTCTGCCCCGAGGTTATCTGTGATCTCGACGACGACATGGTCCGCCACATCGCCGGCGAAAGCGACGAGGTGACTATGGAGCGGGTGAGGGCTGCCGAGAACCTCTGGGTGTTGGAGACGGGAGCGGCCGAGCTCAAGGCTCTCCAGAGGAAGCCTGCAATATCCAACTAG